A window of the Parabacteroides sp. FAFU027 genome harbors these coding sequences:
- the rpsO gene encoding 30S ribosomal protein S15 — MYLSAEKKEEIFEKYGKSNTDTGSPEAQIALFSYRISHLTQHLKSNHKDYSTERALKMLVGKRRRLLDYLKDCDIERYRAIIKELGIRK; from the coding sequence ATGTACTTAAGTGCAGAAAAAAAAGAAGAAATCTTCGAGAAGTACGGAAAGTCTAATACTGATACTGGCTCACCTGAAGCGCAGATAGCATTATTTTCATACCGTATCTCTCATTTGACTCAACACCTGAAGTCAAATCACAAAGATTATAGCACAGAGCGCGCTCTGAAAATGTTGGTAGGTAAACGTCGTCGTTTGCTCGATTACCTGAAAGACTGTGATATCGAAAGATACCGTGCTATCATCAAAGAACTTGGCATCAGAAAGTAA